The following coding sequences are from one Roseburia hominis A2-183 window:
- the dnaA gene encoding chromosomal replication initiator protein DnaA, protein MDQILEKWDEILMTVKTEHDISDIAFNTFLRPLEFYGVTGNTAYILVPSEQLGLSYISKKYYLPLKVAITEITGTEYEIKFILPEQAKSIASSPNKQKKPFYSEAASKSNLNSNYTFDTFVVGSNNRFAHSASLAVAESPGEAYNPLYIYGGPGLGKTHLMHSIGHFILERNPDAKIICVTSEEFTNEVIESIRSGNAAAMNKFREKYRTIDVLMIDDVQFIIGKESTQEEFFHTFNALHSAGKQIILTSDKPPKEMETLEERIRSRFEWGLMADIGTPDYETRMAILRKKIEADEMNLSDEILNYIATNIKSNIRELEGALNKLLAYSNLEKTDITMEIAQKELQNIITPDKPKEITPQLIIEVVSEHFQISLDQMISKNRSKDIARPRQIAMYLCKNMTDTPLDSIGALLGGRDHSTIIHGVQKISDEYESDETTRSLIDTIKKKINPN, encoded by the coding sequence ATGGATCAGATTTTAGAAAAATGGGACGAGATCCTGATGACCGTGAAGACAGAACACGACATCAGCGACATTGCTTTTAACACATTCTTACGTCCCCTTGAATTTTATGGTGTCACTGGGAACACCGCATATATCCTTGTCCCGTCCGAGCAGTTGGGACTCAGCTATATTTCCAAGAAGTACTATCTGCCTCTCAAAGTAGCAATCACAGAGATCACCGGAACAGAATACGAGATCAAGTTCATTCTTCCGGAACAGGCGAAGTCGATCGCTTCTTCTCCTAATAAACAGAAAAAGCCTTTTTACTCAGAAGCGGCATCCAAATCGAATCTGAATTCCAATTATACGTTTGATACATTCGTTGTCGGAAGCAATAATCGTTTTGCCCACTCCGCTTCTCTCGCAGTTGCGGAATCTCCGGGCGAGGCATACAATCCTCTCTATATTTATGGAGGACCGGGACTCGGCAAGACGCACCTGATGCATTCCATCGGTCATTTCATCCTGGAGCGCAATCCGGATGCGAAGATTATCTGCGTGACTTCCGAGGAATTTACCAACGAGGTCATCGAGTCCATCCGAAGCGGTAATGCAGCCGCGATGAACAAGTTTCGTGAAAAATACCGTACCATCGATGTTCTGATGATCGATGATGTACAGTTTATTATAGGTAAGGAAAGTACGCAGGAAGAATTTTTCCATACGTTCAATGCCCTCCACTCCGCCGGCAAACAGATTATTCTTACATCCGATAAGCCGCCAAAAGAGATGGAGACACTGGAAGAACGTATCCGTTCCCGTTTCGAGTGGGGTCTGATGGCTGACATCGGAACACCGGACTACGAGACACGAATGGCGATTCTCCGCAAAAAGATCGAAGCGGATGAAATGAACTTAAGCGACGAGATCCTTAATTACATTGCAACCAACATCAAGTCCAACATCCGTGAGCTGGAAGGTGCGCTCAATAAACTGCTCGCCTACTCCAACCTTGAGAAAACGGACATTACAATGGAGATTGCCCAGAAGGAGCTTCAGAATATCATCACTCCGGATAAGCCGAAGGAGATTACGCCTCAGCTTATTATCGAGGTCGTATCGGAGCATTTCCAGATCTCCTTAGATCAGATGATCTCCAAGAACCGGAGCAAAGACATCGCAAGGCCGCGCCAGATTGCCATGTATTTATGTAAGAATATGACCGACACACCGTTAGATTCCATCGGTGCGCTGCTCGGCGGCAGAGATCACTCTACCATCATCCACGGCGTCCAGAAGATTTCGGATGAGTACGAGTCGGACGAGACGACACGCAGTCTCATCGACACCATCAAGAAAAAGATCAACCCGAACTAG
- the dnaN gene encoding DNA polymerase III subunit beta — translation MKLICSKSNLLHGVNIVSKAVPTRTTMAILECILIDASANEIKLTANDMELGIETKIEGEIAERGVIALDAKIFSEIVRKLPDSDVVIETDASFKTTITCEKAKFNIVGKSGDDFSYIPYIERNEAITLSQFTLKEVIRQTIFSIADNDNNKLMTGELFEIEENHLKVVSLDGHRISIRNIELKNNYEHKKVVVPGKTLQEVSKILPGSAEEDVNMFLTDNHIVFEFDDTTVVSRLIEGEYFKIEQMLSSDYETKVKINKRELLDCIDRATLLVKEGDKKPIIMNVTDGNMELKINSFIGSMNEDIDIVKDGKDILIGFNPKFFIDALRVIDEEEVSLYMVNPKAPCFIKDDEGKFIYLILPVNFNASTV, via the coding sequence ATGAAACTGATCTGTTCCAAATCAAATTTACTGCACGGTGTCAATATCGTATCGAAAGCGGTTCCAACCAGAACCACGATGGCCATTCTGGAGTGTATCCTGATTGATGCTTCTGCCAATGAGATCAAATTAACTGCCAATGATATGGAATTGGGAATCGAGACGAAGATCGAAGGTGAGATCGCAGAACGCGGAGTGATTGCTCTGGATGCCAAGATATTTTCCGAGATCGTGAGAAAGCTTCCTGACAGTGATGTTGTGATTGAGACAGACGCTTCCTTTAAGACGACCATTACCTGTGAAAAAGCAAAGTTCAATATCGTAGGAAAATCCGGAGATGATTTTTCCTATATTCCTTATATCGAGAGAAATGAAGCCATCACGTTATCTCAATTCACTTTAAAAGAAGTCATTCGCCAGACGATCTTCTCGATCGCGGACAACGACAATAACAAGTTAATGACGGGAGAGCTTTTTGAGATCGAGGAGAATCATTTGAAAGTGGTATCTCTCGACGGCCACCGTATTTCCATCCGCAACATCGAGTTAAAGAATAACTATGAGCACAAGAAGGTTGTCGTTCCTGGAAAGACGCTGCAGGAAGTGAGCAAGATTCTTCCGGGAAGCGCGGAGGAAGATGTCAATATGTTCCTGACCGACAACCACATTGTATTTGAATTTGATGATACGACTGTCGTTTCCAGACTGATCGAGGGTGAATACTTTAAGATCGAGCAGATGCTCTCCTCCGATTATGAGACAAAGGTCAAGATCAACAAGCGTGAGCTGTTAGACTGTATCGACCGTGCGACGCTCCTCGTCAAAGAGGGTGACAAAAAGCCGATCATCATGAATGTGACAGACGGAAACATGGAGTTAAAGATCAATTCCTTCATCGGTTCTATGAATGAGGATATTGATATTGTAAAAGATGGCAAGGATATTTTAATCGGATTCAACCCGAAGTTCTTCATTGACGCGCTTCGCGTGATCGATGAGGAGGAGGTAAGCCTTTATATGGTGAATCCAAAGGCACCGTGTTTTATCAAGGATGATGAAGGAAAGTTCATTTATCTGATACTGCCGGTGAACTTTAATGCCAGCACCGTTTAG
- a CDS encoding RNA-binding S4 domain-containing protein yields the protein MIEIEIRKEDEFIKLGQALKKAGLVESGVDAKFVIQDGLVTVNGEVETQRGKKLHGGELVSYNGETVKIVR from the coding sequence ATGATAGAAATAGAGATTCGCAAAGAGGATGAATTCATCAAACTGGGACAGGCACTGAAAAAAGCCGGGCTTGTGGAGTCCGGTGTGGATGCCAAGTTCGTGATCCAGGATGGACTTGTAACTGTGAACGGGGAAGTAGAGACGCAGAGAGGAAAAAAGCTGCACGGCGGTGAACTTGTTTCCTATAATGGCGAGACAGTAAAGATAGTCAGATGA
- the recF gene encoding DNA replication/repair protein RecF (All proteins in this family for which functions are known are DNA-binding proteins that assist the filamentation of RecA onto DNA for the initiation of recombination or recombinational repair.): MNIRSIELKNFRNYENLEISFDEGTNILFGDNAQGKTNILEAAYMSGTTKSHKGSRDREMIRFGEEEAHLKTVVVRGGREYQIDMHLKKNRAKGIAIDKIPIKKASELFGILNIVFFSPEDLNIIKNGPAERRRFLDSELCQLDRIYLADLTNYNKILAQRNKLLKDMIYRPSLSDTLPVWDMQLIETGKKIIRRRKQFVDELREIVSDIHYRISGGKEELFLKYEPNIDDIFFEDELSRAKEKDKKLCQTSVGPHRDDLLFSIGDVDIRKYGSQGQQRTSALSLKLSEIELVRKSISDTPVLLLDDVLSELDSSRQNYLLNNISDTQTIITCTGLDEFVRNRFTVNRVFEVIAGHVYERSI; this comes from the coding sequence ATGAACATTCGGTCAATCGAGCTTAAGAATTTCAGAAATTACGAAAATTTAGAGATTTCTTTTGATGAAGGAACCAATATTTTATTCGGGGATAATGCGCAGGGCAAGACAAATATCTTAGAAGCGGCATATATGAGCGGAACGACCAAGTCCCACAAAGGAAGCCGTGACAGGGAGATGATCCGTTTCGGTGAGGAAGAAGCTCATCTGAAAACGGTTGTCGTGCGCGGTGGGAGAGAATATCAGATCGATATGCATCTGAAGAAGAACCGCGCCAAGGGGATTGCCATCGACAAGATTCCGATCAAAAAAGCCAGTGAGCTTTTCGGAATTTTAAATATTGTGTTTTTTTCACCGGAAGATCTGAATATTATCAAGAATGGTCCGGCGGAGAGGCGCAGATTTTTAGATTCCGAATTGTGCCAGCTGGATCGGATCTATCTGGCAGACCTCACAAATTACAATAAAATCTTAGCGCAGCGCAACAAGCTTCTAAAAGACATGATCTACCGGCCAAGTCTTTCCGATACGCTGCCTGTCTGGGACATGCAGCTCATTGAGACCGGGAAGAAGATCATCCGACGCAGAAAACAGTTCGTGGATGAACTCCGGGAGATTGTAAGTGACATTCACTACCGCATTTCCGGCGGAAAGGAAGAGCTTTTTTTAAAATATGAGCCGAATATCGACGATATCTTTTTTGAAGATGAACTTAGCAGGGCGAAGGAAAAGGACAAAAAGCTTTGTCAGACATCGGTGGGACCGCACAGGGACGACCTGCTGTTCTCGATCGGTGACGTCGATATCCGAAAGTACGGTTCACAGGGACAGCAGAGAACATCGGCGTTGTCGCTGAAGTTGTCCGAGATTGAACTTGTGAGGAAGTCCATTTCCGATACGCCGGTGTTGCTGCTGGATGATGTGTTATCTGAGCTTGACAGCAGCCGTCAGAATTATCTGCTGAACAATATTTCCGATACGCAGACCATCATTACCTGTACGGGACTGGATGAATTTGTGAGAAATCGTTTTACGGTAAACCGGGTATTTGAAGTCATAGCCGGTCATGTATATGAGCGATCAATATAG
- the gyrB gene encoding DNA topoisomerase (ATP-hydrolyzing) subunit B yields the protein MGTENEYGADQIQILEGLEAVRKRPGMYIGSTSARGLHHLVYEIVDNAVDEALAGYCKNIEVTINPDNSITVEDDGRGIPVGMNHKAGKSALEVVYTVLHAGGKFGGGGYKVSGGLHGVGASVVNALSTKLSVEVYKDGQIYSQSYKIGKPDEPVKVIGKCSAEKHGTKVTFHPDPTIFEETVYDYDTLKQRLRETAFLTKGLRIVLSDARVDPVHTHEFHYAGGIKEFVTYLNKSKEALYPEVIYCEGTRDGVYVEVAMQHNDSYNDATYSFVNNIITPEGGTHLAGFRNALTKTFNTYARANKILKDTEPALTGDDIREGLTAIISIKIEEPQFEGQTKQKLGNSEARGAVDSVVSEQLTYFLEQNPTVAKNICEKSLLAQRAREAARKARDLTRRKTALEGMSLPGKLADCSDKDPKNCEIFIVEGDSAGGSAKTARSRATQAILPLRGKILNVEKARLDKIYGNAEIKAMITAFGTGIHEDFDISKLRYNKIIIMTDADVDGAHIATLMLTFLYRFMPELIKQGHVYLATPPLYKIEKNKNVWYAYDDNELNSILTEIGRDGNNKIQRYKGLGEMDAEQLWETTMDPEKRILKRVMIDEENSSEIDVTFTTLMGDKVEPRREFIEENAKYVQNLDI from the coding sequence ATGGGTACAGAAAATGAATACGGAGCAGATCAAATCCAGATATTAGAGGGACTTGAGGCAGTCAGAAAAAGACCCGGAATGTACATTGGAAGTACATCTGCGAGAGGACTTCATCATCTGGTATATGAGATTGTAGATAATGCAGTTGATGAGGCGCTTGCCGGATATTGTAAAAATATTGAAGTGACGATCAATCCGGACAATTCCATCACGGTGGAGGATGACGGACGCGGTATCCCGGTCGGGATGAATCACAAAGCCGGAAAGTCTGCACTGGAGGTTGTATACACGGTGCTTCATGCCGGCGGAAAGTTTGGCGGCGGCGGATATAAGGTATCCGGCGGTCTCCACGGAGTAGGAGCATCGGTTGTAAATGCCCTATCCACGAAGCTTTCTGTTGAGGTATACAAGGATGGACAGATTTACAGTCAGAGTTATAAGATTGGCAAGCCGGATGAACCTGTTAAGGTTATCGGTAAGTGTTCTGCCGAAAAACACGGAACGAAGGTTACCTTCCATCCGGATCCAACGATCTTTGAGGAAACCGTCTATGATTACGATACGTTAAAACAGAGACTGCGCGAGACCGCCTTTTTAACAAAAGGCTTAAGAATTGTGCTCTCCGACGCCAGAGTGGATCCGGTGCATACACACGAATTCCACTATGCAGGCGGTATCAAGGAATTTGTGACCTACTTGAACAAGAGCAAGGAAGCGCTCTATCCGGAAGTCATCTACTGCGAGGGAACCAGGGACGGAGTCTATGTGGAAGTTGCCATGCAGCACAACGATTCCTACAATGATGCGACTTACAGCTTTGTCAATAATATCATCACACCGGAAGGCGGTACACATCTTGCCGGTTTCCGTAATGCATTGACGAAGACTTTCAATACCTATGCGCGTGCGAATAAGATTTTAAAGGATACGGAGCCGGCGCTCACCGGAGACGATATCCGCGAGGGACTCACGGCGATCATCAGCATCAAGATCGAGGAGCCGCAGTTCGAGGGACAGACGAAGCAGAAGCTCGGCAACAGCGAGGCGCGAGGCGCCGTTGACTCGGTTGTCAGCGAGCAGCTCACCTACTTCCTGGAGCAGAATCCTACGGTGGCGAAGAACATCTGTGAAAAATCACTGCTCGCGCAGCGCGCGAGGGAAGCGGCGAGAAAAGCGCGTGATCTCACCAGAAGAAAGACCGCCCTCGAGGGAATGTCTCTTCCGGGCAAGCTTGCCGACTGTTCCGACAAAGACCCGAAGAACTGCGAGATCTTTATTGTAGAGGGAGATTCCGCCGGCGGTTCCGCAAAGACGGCGAGAAGCCGTGCAACGCAGGCGATCCTGCCGCTCCGCGGTAAGATTTTGAATGTGGAGAAGGCAAGATTAGACAAGATTTATGGCAATGCTGAGATCAAAGCGATGATTACTGCGTTCGGTACCGGTATTCATGAAGATTTTGATATCAGCAAGCTCCGCTACAACAAGATCATCATCATGACCGATGCCGATGTCGACGGTGCACATATTGCGACGCTGATGCTGACCTTTTTGTACCGCTTCATGCCGGAGCTGATTAAGCAGGGACATGTCTATCTGGCTACTCCGCCGCTCTATAAGATCGAGAAGAACAAGAACGTGTGGTATGCGTACGACGATAATGAATTAAACAGTATTCTGACAGAGATCGGCCGCGACGGCAACAACAAGATCCAGCGATACAAAGGACTTGGTGAGATGGATGCTGAGCAGCTCTGGGAGACGACCATGGATCCGGAAAAGCGTATCTTAAAGCGTGTCATGATTGATGAAGAGAATTCTTCTGAGATTGATGTGACATTTACGACGCTCATGGGAGACAAGGTAGAGCCGCGCCGTGAATTTATCGAGGAAAATGCAAAGTATGTACAGAATCTTGATATCTGA
- the gyrA gene encoding DNA gyrase subunit A, giving the protein MDDKIFDQIHDVDLKKTMESSYIDYAMSVIAQRALPDVRDGLKPVQRRVLYSMIELNNGPDKPHRKCARIVGDTMGKYHPHGDSSIYGALVNMAQDWSFRYPLVDGHGNFGSVDGDGAAAMRYTEARLSKISMEMLADIGKDTVDFVPNFDETEKEPTVLPSRFPNLLVNGTTGIAVGMATNIPPHNLREVINGVVKIIDNQVLEDRGTDIEELLTIVKGPDFPTGGTILGTAGINEAYRTGRGKVRVRAVTSIEPMQNGKNRIVVTELPYMVNKARLIEKIAELVRDKKIDGITDLRDESDRQGMRICIELRRDVNPNVVLNLLYKHTQLQDTFGVIMLALVDNQPKVLNLYEMLNYYLIHQEEVVTRRTKYDLNKAEERAHILQGLLTALDNIDEVINIIRSSKNTQEAKDRLMERFSLTDVQAQAIVDMRLRALTGLEREKLENEYAELMERITELKAILADKKKLLGVIREEILLIADKYGDDRRTSIGFDEYDISMEDLIPVTNTVITMTKLGYIKRMSLDNFRAQNRGGKGIKGMETIDDDYIEELLMTTSHHYLMFFTNTGRVYRMKAYEIPEASRTARGTAIINLLQLQPGEKITAVIPIREYTEGHFLFMATKKGIVKKTPITDYANVRKTGLAAINLREDDELIEVKKTDNNQDIFLVTKYGQCIRFKETDVRKTGRTSMGVIGMNLTDGDEVVGMQMESQGDSLMIVSEKGLGKCTLISEFTTQNRGGKGVKCYKITEKTGNIVGVKAVNHDNEIMLITTEGIIIRIKVADTALLGRITSGVKLINLDENVTVASIAKVRENKELETADTSELLTDEEEAASAALAAENAKKAAGQADNSETDDELMEELLKRAEDDARDDSDKE; this is encoded by the coding sequence ATGGATGACAAGATTTTTGACCAGATACATGATGTGGATCTGAAGAAAACAATGGAAAGTTCCTACATCGACTATGCCATGAGTGTCATTGCACAGCGTGCGCTGCCGGATGTAAGAGATGGTTTGAAGCCGGTACAGAGGCGTGTCCTCTATTCCATGATTGAGCTGAACAACGGACCGGACAAGCCGCACCGTAAATGTGCGCGTATCGTCGGTGATACGATGGGTAAATACCATCCGCACGGCGACAGCTCAATCTACGGAGCACTCGTCAATATGGCACAGGACTGGTCATTCCGTTATCCGCTTGTCGACGGACATGGAAATTTTGGTTCCGTCGATGGTGACGGCGCTGCTGCTATGCGATACACTGAGGCAAGACTTTCCAAGATTTCCATGGAAATGCTTGCGGACATCGGAAAAGATACGGTTGATTTTGTTCCGAACTTTGATGAGACAGAAAAAGAGCCTACAGTGCTTCCGTCCCGTTTTCCGAACCTGTTAGTCAACGGTACGACAGGTATCGCTGTCGGAATGGCAACCAATATTCCGCCTCACAATCTGCGCGAGGTTATTAACGGTGTGGTAAAGATCATTGATAATCAGGTGTTGGAAGACCGCGGAACCGATATCGAGGAGCTTTTGACGATCGTCAAGGGACCGGATTTTCCTACCGGAGGTACGATTCTTGGAACCGCCGGAATCAACGAGGCATACCGGACCGGACGCGGAAAAGTCAGAGTCCGCGCGGTGACCAGCATTGAGCCGATGCAGAACGGCAAGAACCGCATCGTTGTGACAGAGCTTCCGTACATGGTAAACAAGGCGCGTCTGATCGAGAAGATCGCGGAGCTTGTCAGAGATAAGAAAATCGACGGCATCACCGATCTGCGGGATGAGTCCGACCGTCAGGGTATGAGAATCTGCATCGAACTCCGCCGTGATGTGAACCCGAATGTCGTGCTGAACCTTCTGTACAAGCACACACAGCTTCAGGATACGTTCGGTGTGATCATGTTAGCGCTTGTCGACAATCAGCCGAAGGTCTTAAACCTTTACGAGATGCTCAACTATTACCTGATCCATCAGGAAGAAGTTGTCACCAGAAGAACGAAATATGATCTGAACAAGGCGGAAGAACGTGCCCATATCTTACAGGGATTATTAACAGCACTTGATAATATCGATGAAGTTATCAACATTATCCGCAGCAGCAAGAACACCCAGGAAGCAAAAGACCGCTTAATGGAGCGTTTTTCGCTGACGGACGTACAGGCACAGGCGATCGTGGATATGCGTCTGCGTGCGCTGACAGGTCTGGAACGCGAGAAGCTGGAGAACGAATACGCGGAATTGATGGAGCGCATCACAGAGTTGAAGGCAATTCTTGCCGACAAGAAAAAGCTGCTCGGCGTCATCCGTGAGGAGATTCTTCTGATCGCCGACAAGTACGGGGATGACAGAAGAACATCCATCGGTTTTGACGAATATGATATTTCCATGGAGGATTTGATTCCGGTTACCAATACCGTCATTACCATGACGAAGCTTGGATATATCAAGCGTATGAGCCTTGACAATTTCCGTGCGCAGAACCGCGGGGGCAAGGGAATCAAGGGAATGGAGACCATTGATGACGATTACATCGAGGAACTTCTGATGACGACATCGCACCATTACCTGATGTTCTTCACGAATACCGGCCGTGTATACCGCATGAAGGCTTATGAGATTCCAGAGGCAAGCAGAACCGCGCGCGGTACCGCAATCATCAACCTGCTTCAGCTGCAGCCGGGCGAGAAGATTACTGCGGTCATTCCGATACGGGAGTACACCGAGGGACATTTCCTTTTCATGGCGACAAAGAAAGGTATCGTGAAGAAGACACCGATTACCGATTATGCAAATGTGAGAAAGACAGGTCTTGCAGCCATCAATCTGCGCGAGGACGACGAGCTGATCGAGGTGAAGAAGACCGATAATAATCAGGATATTTTCCTTGTCACCAAATACGGACAGTGTATCCGGTTTAAAGAGACAGACGTAAGAAAAACAGGCAGAACATCCATGGGCGTCATTGGTATGAACCTGACAGACGGAGATGAGGTCGTCGGCATGCAGATGGAATCCCAAGGAGATTCCCTGATGATCGTTTCCGAAAAAGGTCTCGGAAAGTGCACGTTAATCTCCGAGTTTACCACACAGAACCGTGGCGGTAAGGGTGTGAAGTGCTACAAGATTACCGAGAAAACAGGTAATATCGTCGGTGTCAAGGCAGTCAACCATGACAATGAAATAATGTTAATCACGACAGAGGGTATCATTATCCGCATTAAGGTAGCGGATACGGCACTTCTTGGACGTATTACCTCCGGTGTCAAGCTGATCAATCTGGACGAGAATGTGACTGTGGCAAGCATTGCGAAGGTGCGCGAAAATAAGGAGCTTGAGACAGCCGATACTTCTGAGCTTCTGACCGATGAGGAAGAGGCGGCAAGCGCGGCTCTTGCAGCAGAAAATGCGAAGAAAGCAGCCGGTCAAGCGGATAATTCCGAGACGGATGATGAGCTGATGGAAGAGCTGTTGAAACGTGCCGAAGACGATGCCAGAGATGACAGTGACAAGGAATAA
- a CDS encoding Rossmann-like and DUF2520 domain-containing protein, which yields MNDVQTERMQIGFIGAGKVGVSLGKYFKEKGRNVGGYYSLTRASAAWAAAFTQTTCYESLEEIISSCGMILFTVPDSAIAEVWQQAKPYVSGKVIGHCSGLYSSDIFSDWDSMNCHACSVHPLAAISSKENAWRELSGVLFTLEGDSSYVKDLETFFHSMGNRTRIISKEDKIKYHAAAAISSNYMTALFSMSEQLLLDCGFAQEEARSELYALAKGNLDHILTQGCVQSLTGPLERNDCATVEKHISALNEKQRKIYTSCAEYLTDFAQSKHPDRDYTEMRKLCRDGEHSPGAECAETV from the coding sequence TTGAATGATGTACAGACCGAACGTATGCAGATCGGTTTTATCGGTGCCGGCAAGGTCGGCGTGTCACTTGGCAAATATTTTAAAGAAAAGGGCAGGAACGTAGGAGGTTATTACAGCCTGACCCGCGCGTCTGCTGCATGGGCAGCAGCATTTACACAGACAACCTGTTATGAAAGTTTAGAAGAAATCATCAGCAGTTGCGGCATGATTCTATTTACTGTACCGGATTCCGCCATCGCAGAAGTGTGGCAGCAGGCAAAGCCCTATGTATCCGGTAAAGTGATCGGTCATTGCAGCGGTCTTTACAGTTCAGACATCTTTTCAGACTGGGACAGCATGAACTGTCATGCATGTTCCGTACATCCTCTTGCTGCAATCAGCAGCAAAGAAAATGCATGGAGAGAATTATCCGGCGTATTGTTCACACTCGAGGGGGACTCCTCCTATGTGAAGGATCTGGAGACATTTTTCCATTCCATGGGCAATCGCACCCGTATCATTTCCAAAGAAGACAAAATCAAATATCACGCGGCGGCAGCAATCTCATCCAACTATATGACTGCCTTATTTTCCATGTCCGAGCAGCTGCTTCTCGACTGCGGATTCGCACAGGAGGAAGCGCGAAGCGAGCTCTATGCACTTGCAAAGGGAAATCTGGATCACATTCTGACACAGGGATGCGTGCAGTCTCTCACAGGTCCGCTGGAGAGAAATGACTGTGCTACCGTAGAAAAACATATTTCCGCGTTAAATGAAAAACAGCGGAAAATATATACTTCCTGTGCTGAATATCTCACAGATTTCGCACAGAGCAAGCATCCGGATCGTGATTACACGGAGATGAGAAAATTGTGCAGAGACGGGGAACACAGCCCGGGCGCGGAATGCGCGGAAACAGTGTAA
- the panB gene encoding 3-methyl-2-oxobutanoate hydroxymethyltransferase, with translation MKNTVLTLQKQKEEHDKIVMVTAYDYTTAKIMDEAGVNTILVGDSLGMVMLGYEDTLSVTMEDMIHHTAAVSRGAKDAFVVADMPFMSYQTSVYDAVVNAGRLMKEGRANAVKLEGGVEFAPHIEAIVKASIPVVAHIGLTPQSVNAFGGFKVQGKDVEAAKKLLADAKAVEAAGACMVVMECVPAKLAAKISEELTIPTIGIGAGAGCDGQVLVYQDLLAMYGDFRPKFVKVFANVGEVMREGVKAYIKETKEGTFPGEEHCFKIDDSVIDKLY, from the coding sequence ATGAAAAACACAGTATTGACGTTACAGAAGCAGAAGGAAGAACACGATAAGATCGTCATGGTGACGGCTTATGATTACACGACGGCAAAGATCATGGATGAAGCCGGTGTCAACACGATTCTCGTCGGGGATTCATTGGGAATGGTAATGCTCGGATATGAGGATACGCTCTCTGTGACCATGGAAGATATGATTCATCACACGGCGGCGGTCTCCCGCGGTGCAAAAGATGCATTTGTAGTTGCGGATATGCCGTTTATGTCCTACCAGACATCCGTGTACGACGCAGTGGTCAATGCCGGAAGACTGATGAAGGAAGGCCGCGCGAATGCGGTAAAGCTGGAGGGTGGTGTGGAATTTGCACCTCACATCGAGGCGATCGTGAAGGCATCCATTCCGGTTGTGGCGCACATCGGATTGACCCCCCAGTCTGTCAATGCATTCGGTGGATTCAAAGTGCAGGGAAAAGATGTGGAGGCAGCGAAAAAGCTTCTGGCTGATGCAAAAGCAGTGGAAGCGGCAGGTGCCTGCATGGTCGTGATGGAGTGTGTGCCGGCGAAGCTGGCAGCTAAGATATCAGAGGAACTTACAATTCCGACCATCGGTATCGGTGCGGGAGCAGGCTGTGACGGACAGGTGCTCGTCTACCAGGATCTGCTCGCCATGTACGGCGATTTCCGTCCGAAGTTTGTGAAGGTATTTGCGAATGTCGGCGAGGTGATGCGCGAGGGCGTCAAAGCATATATCAAAGAGACAAAAGAAGGAACATTTCCGGGCGAGGAACATTGCTTTAAGATCGATGACTCGGTGATTGATAAATTATACTAA